A window of Ignavibacterium sp. contains these coding sequences:
- the yihA gene encoding ribosome biogenesis GTP-binding protein YihA/YsxC: MFKEQKFVKSVYSIDDLPKLRLPEIVLCGRSNVGKSSFINSLFNRKDLAKISSTPGKTRSINYYDIDNKFYIVDLPGYGYAKVSLSERKKWAKLIEEFFTKSGYINLVIHIIDSRHKPTELDIQLNTLMKQLNLTYIFLLNKSDKLKQSEFKIALKNIAELFPEAIYNENTFFYSSVKGTGKKEIKSYLSSTFYS; encoded by the coding sequence ATGTTCAAAGAACAAAAATTTGTTAAATCAGTTTATTCAATAGATGATCTTCCAAAACTAAGACTGCCTGAAATTGTTCTCTGTGGCAGGTCTAATGTTGGTAAATCATCATTTATAAATTCTCTTTTCAACAGAAAAGATTTAGCAAAAATTAGTTCTACTCCCGGCAAAACAAGATCTATCAACTATTACGACATTGACAATAAATTTTATATTGTTGACCTACCCGGTTATGGCTATGCTAAAGTCAGTTTATCAGAAAGAAAGAAGTGGGCTAAATTGATAGAAGAATTTTTTACAAAATCCGGTTACATCAATCTTGTAATTCATATAATTGATTCAAGACATAAACCCACTGAACTTGACATTCAATTAAACACTTTGATGAAGCAACTTAATCTTACTTACATTTTTCTATTGAATAAATCTGATAAGCTAAAGCAGTCAGAGTTTAAAATTGCTTTAAAAAATATTGCTGAACTATTTCCTGAAGCCATATATAATGAAAACACATTTTTCTATTCTTCAGTTAAGGGAACAGGAAAAAAAGAAATTAAAAGTTATCTTTCTTCCACTTTTTATTCGTAA
- a CDS encoding GAF domain-containing protein, with protein sequence MPILAAILFFTDDLLIRVITIALMVIYVAFIIFLRDSIRFDGKFSIDTNEDLEPEYTPSSTSDTEESFVIVSKNKDVSVITAENYKRNFVRPSDTKLIPPDLKERFEEIAKEELPAGIGNDGKFAFALEKVLAVIKDAYSAHSALFFWYNKKKEKLSIEKFVSVSTDISNRKFDIEDDILSKIVQKSEPELLSNISPTAEADVIRYYDKPQGIRSFVGVPLFYENNLIGILAMDSKMDDAFGIETIYSLGRFVRVITMIIQIFEEKHSDIISQNRLKALLNLIGPESDFETEEGLFNAIQNSLKDLIEWDVFSFVYFKPVEKRFEVVKVINNTTLKYIGQGLQVDLSSTIIGKAVTTGLAVKIDEMSSETFKRFTKNEDLTLDGSFLAIPIVYSNQNFGVLCFESLKKAHYTNADVKFLQSAVNIIAYIIYSYSSQKLLKSLIALDLDTRALNAENFKQRLIEDLVKQYSVKAQGALALIKIDDFLEQESLFDGDPFPKVLEAVAEAISEDLTPMTIFGRLDERIFAVHFFNTEPKSVYIWAEKLRVKVARKPVNVVSRQNTYTISIGVATTTGRTDADEVLENAHLALQKAVEKGGNAVRNIN encoded by the coding sequence GTGCCCATATTAGCTGCAATTTTATTTTTTACAGATGATTTGCTGATAAGAGTTATCACAATTGCTTTAATGGTAATCTATGTCGCATTTATTATTTTTCTTAGAGACTCAATAAGATTTGATGGAAAATTTTCAATCGATACGAACGAAGATTTGGAGCCAGAATATACACCATCATCAACTTCCGATACAGAAGAATCATTTGTAATCGTTTCAAAGAATAAAGATGTAAGCGTAATCACTGCTGAAAATTATAAACGGAATTTTGTCAGACCATCAGATACGAAGTTAATTCCACCAGACTTAAAAGAAAGATTTGAAGAGATTGCAAAAGAAGAACTTCCTGCAGGCATTGGCAATGATGGGAAATTTGCTTTCGCATTGGAAAAAGTTCTCGCAGTAATAAAAGATGCTTACTCAGCCCACTCTGCTTTATTCTTCTGGTACAATAAGAAAAAAGAAAAACTTAGCATAGAAAAATTTGTTTCCGTAAGCACTGATATAAGTAATCGGAAATTTGATATTGAAGATGATATTCTGAGTAAAATAGTTCAGAAAAGTGAACCTGAATTATTAAGTAACATTTCACCAACAGCAGAAGCTGATGTTATCAGATATTACGATAAGCCACAGGGAATCAGAAGTTTTGTTGGAGTTCCGCTTTTCTATGAGAATAATCTTATTGGAATTCTTGCAATGGATTCCAAGATGGACGATGCTTTTGGAATTGAAACAATCTATTCGCTTGGCAGGTTTGTAAGAGTTATTACAATGATCATTCAGATTTTTGAAGAGAAACACTCTGATATTATTTCCCAAAACCGACTTAAAGCTTTATTAAATTTGATTGGACCTGAGTCTGATTTCGAAACTGAAGAAGGATTGTTTAATGCGATTCAAAATTCTCTTAAAGATTTAATTGAATGGGATGTCTTTTCCTTTGTTTATTTCAAACCTGTTGAAAAAAGATTTGAAGTAGTTAAAGTAATAAACAATACAACACTAAAGTACATCGGACAAGGTCTTCAGGTTGATTTATCATCAACCATAATTGGAAAAGCAGTTACAACTGGTCTTGCAGTAAAAATTGATGAGATGTCCTCAGAAACTTTTAAGCGCTTTACCAAAAATGAAGACTTAACGCTGGATGGTTCTTTCCTTGCAATTCCAATCGTTTATTCAAATCAGAATTTTGGTGTACTTTGCTTCGAAAGTCTGAAGAAAGCCCATTACACAAATGCCGATGTTAAATTCTTACAAAGTGCTGTTAATATCATTGCTTACATAATCTATTCTTATTCATCACAGAAATTATTAAAGAGCTTGATTGCTTTGGATCTCGATACCCGTGCTTTAAATGCAGAGAATTTCAAACAAAGATTGATTGAAGATTTGGTAAAACAATATTCAGTAAAAGCACAGGGAGCACTGGCACTTATCAAAATTGATGATTTCCTTGAACAGGAATCTTTGTTTGATGGAGATCCATTTCCAAAAGTTTTAGAAGCTGTGGCTGAAGCAATTTCAGAAGACTTAACCCCAATGACAATTTTCGGCAGACTTGATGAAAGAATTTTTGCTGTTCACTTCTTTAATACTGAACCAAAATCTGTTTATATCTGGGCAGAAAAATTAAGAGTCAAAGTTGCTCGTAAACCTGTGAATGTTGTTTCGAGACAGAATACTTATACAATTTCAATTGGAGTTGCCACAACAACAGGCAGAACTGATGCAGATGAAGTTTTGGAAAATGCTCATCTTGCCCTGCAGAAAGCTGTTGAAAAAGGTGGCAATGCGGTGCGGAACATAAACTAA
- a CDS encoding phosphopentomutase: protein MNNFIVIILDGVGVGELPDAELYGDKGSNTLANISKALGSIQLSNLQKFGLGNIIPINGIEPVTKPMASFGKMTEVSKGKDSTTGHWEISGLQIDFNFDYFPHGFPDEIIKKFIELTGVKGVLGNKPASGTEIINELGDEHIRTGYPIVYTSADSVFQIAAHEEHFGLDNLYRICEITRNKILVPPLVVGRVIARPFIGNNGNYTRTTNRKDYSLDPPSKTVLDYLQKNGINTIAIGKINDLFNHRGINVSEHTKSNSEGMKTLLEYVSMVSTSFIFVNLVDFDVYFGHRNDPKGFYEALKEFDDFLPNLISKLSENDRLIITADHGNDPTTPSTDHSREYVPVLFYGKNKRAYELGTRKTFADVGKTVAEYFKVPNELSGESFLNQ from the coding sequence ATGAATAACTTTATCGTAATTATCCTTGACGGAGTTGGTGTTGGCGAACTTCCTGATGCAGAATTATATGGTGACAAAGGCAGTAACACATTAGCTAACATCAGTAAAGCACTTGGTTCAATACAATTATCCAATCTTCAAAAATTTGGTCTTGGAAATATCATTCCGATAAATGGAATTGAACCAGTAACAAAGCCAATGGCTTCATTCGGAAAAATGACCGAAGTTTCAAAAGGGAAAGATAGTACAACCGGACATTGGGAAATTTCAGGATTACAAATTGATTTTAATTTCGATTACTTTCCTCATGGTTTTCCGGATGAAATCATAAAAAAGTTTATTGAACTAACAGGTGTTAAAGGAGTTCTTGGTAATAAACCTGCATCCGGTACTGAAATAATTAATGAACTTGGTGATGAACATATTCGAACAGGTTATCCTATAGTTTATACTTCGGCTGATTCAGTATTTCAGATTGCTGCTCACGAAGAACATTTTGGTTTGGATAATCTTTATAGAATTTGTGAAATCACCCGTAATAAAATTTTAGTGCCTCCTTTAGTTGTTGGAAGAGTGATTGCCCGACCATTTATTGGTAATAATGGTAATTATACCAGAACAACTAACCGGAAAGATTATTCACTCGATCCTCCTTCAAAAACAGTGTTAGATTATCTTCAGAAGAATGGAATAAACACAATTGCAATAGGTAAAATAAATGATTTGTTTAATCATCGGGGAATTAATGTTTCGGAACATACAAAATCAAATTCCGAAGGTATGAAAACATTGTTGGAATATGTTTCGATGGTTTCAACATCTTTTATCTTTGTTAACCTTGTCGATTTCGATGTTTATTTCGGTCATCGAAATGACCCGAAAGGGTTTTATGAAGCTTTGAAAGAATTTGATGATTTTCTTCCGAATCTAATAAGCAAATTGAGCGAAAATGATCGTTTAATTATTACGGCTGATCACGGTAATGATCCGACAACTCCAAGTACCGATCACAGCAGGGAATATGTTCCTGTTCTCTTTTACGGAAAGAATAAAAGAGCTTATGAATTGGGAACCCGAAAAACTTTTGCTGATGTGGGTAAAACTGTTGCAGAATACTTTAAGGTGCCTAATGAACTTTCAGGGGAAAGTTTTCTAAATCAGTAA
- a CDS encoding PIN domain-containing protein: MNKHYLVDTDILYDHLTHNEKNKRSFLTTLMTKGECFTTVLNASELFFSARTEEEKLAIKKLLYALKVLGLNSRYSLEIPKYADKFNNFRECLFYIAAEKNNLTIATNTPSKYNFGKVKVITQKKAQRKSEK; encoded by the coding sequence ATGAATAAACATTATTTAGTTGATACTGATATTCTTTATGACCATCTCACTCACAATGAGAAGAATAAAAGATCATTTCTTACAACTTTAATGACAAAAGGAGAATGCTTTACAACAGTTTTGAATGCTAGCGAATTGTTTTTCTCAGCGAGAACCGAAGAGGAAAAGCTTGCGATAAAAAAATTACTTTATGCTCTTAAAGTTTTAGGATTAAATAGCAGATATTCTCTTGAGATTCCTAAATACGCAGATAAATTCAACAATTTTCGTGAATGTCTATTCTATATTGCTGCAGAAAAGAATAATCTTACTATTGCCACAAACACACCTTCAAAATACAATTTTGGTAAAGTAAAGGTAATTACACAAAAGAAAGCTCAAAGAAAATCAGAAAAATAA
- a CDS encoding RNA polymerase sigma factor RpoD/SigA, protein MKLYKQITNREAASLDKYLSEIAKEPLLTAEDEIELAIKIRNGDTAALERLIKSNLRFVVSVAKQYQNQGLSLGDLINEGNVGLMKAARRFDETRGFKFISYAVWWIRQSILQALAEQSRIVRLPLNRVGTLNKIGKAYSHLEQEFEREPSPEELANALEMDVEEISDVMKMTGKPMSMDAPFNQNEENSLHDVLVNDDLPSPDDELMTESLKEEIKRALNVLNEREKEVLKLYFGIDNDQPLTLEEIGEKFNLTRERVRQIKEKAIRKLRHNSRSKNLKSYLG, encoded by the coding sequence ATGAAATTATATAAACAAATAACAAATCGTGAAGCAGCATCACTCGATAAATATTTGAGTGAAATTGCAAAAGAACCATTGCTCACTGCCGAAGATGAAATCGAGCTCGCTATTAAAATCCGTAATGGAGACACTGCCGCATTAGAAAGACTGATAAAATCAAACCTTAGATTTGTTGTAAGTGTAGCAAAGCAATATCAGAATCAGGGACTTTCTCTTGGTGATTTGATTAATGAAGGTAATGTAGGTTTAATGAAAGCTGCCAGAAGATTTGATGAGACAAGAGGATTTAAATTTATTTCTTATGCTGTTTGGTGGATAAGACAATCCATTCTTCAGGCACTTGCTGAACAATCAAGAATTGTCAGACTTCCTTTGAACCGCGTTGGAACTCTGAACAAAATTGGTAAAGCATATAGCCATTTAGAACAGGAATTTGAACGGGAACCAAGTCCGGAAGAACTTGCAAACGCACTTGAAATGGATGTTGAAGAAATTAGTGATGTGATGAAAATGACCGGCAAACCGATGTCGATGGATGCTCCATTCAATCAGAATGAAGAAAATAGTTTACACGATGTGCTTGTTAATGACGATTTACCTTCTCCTGATGATGAGCTTATGACTGAATCATTGAAGGAAGAAATAAAACGCGCATTGAATGTTCTTAACGAAAGAGAAAAGGAAGTGCTGAAATTGTATTTTGGGATTGACAATGACCAGCCCTTAACACTTGAAGAAATTGGTGAAAAGTTTAATCTTACGCGTGAACGAGTAAGGCAAATAAAAGAAAAAGCAATCAGAAAGCTCAGACATAATTCCCGTAGTAAAAATTTAAAGTCATATCTTGGATAA
- a CDS encoding C40 family peptidase, protein MSSSFKYLFLLTLLLIHFGCSPSSQTIRYGKENKTQAKQDSTESRDTLVYDDSDEIAEYLEPDDMPEEKSSYNISDIMKKLEKTDNLSTEQATAREKLLMEIIKYLDTPYKYGGSTLSGIDCSAFTQSVYQDALNVNLNRTARDQFTQGRVIKNKDELEFGDLVFFNTRRRVRPGHVGIYIGDGLFAHASTKGGVMISSLDEDYYFKRYMGARRVVEDDTF, encoded by the coding sequence ATGAGTTCTTCTTTTAAATACCTTTTCCTCCTCACTTTATTATTAATTCATTTTGGATGTTCGCCTTCATCGCAAACTATAAGATACGGAAAGGAAAATAAAACTCAGGCAAAGCAGGATTCGACTGAATCCAGAGATACTTTAGTTTATGATGATAGCGATGAAATTGCTGAATATCTCGAGCCTGATGATATGCCTGAGGAAAAATCCTCGTACAATATTTCTGATATAATGAAAAAACTTGAGAAGACTGATAACCTCAGCACTGAGCAGGCGACTGCAAGAGAAAAATTATTGATGGAAATTATTAAGTATCTTGATACTCCTTATAAATATGGTGGAAGTACATTAAGTGGAATTGATTGCAGCGCATTCACACAATCTGTTTATCAGGACGCTCTGAATGTGAATCTTAACAGAACCGCTCGCGATCAATTTACTCAAGGCAGAGTTATAAAGAATAAAGATGAACTTGAATTTGGTGATCTCGTATTTTTCAACACAAGAAGACGGGTGCGTCCCGGTCATGTTGGGATTTATATTGGAGATGGATTATTTGCTCACGCAAGTACAAAGGGTGGAGTTATGATTTCTTCTCTTGATGAAGATTATTATTTTAAACGATATATGGGCGCACGCAGAGTTGTTGAGGATGATACTTTTTAA
- a CDS encoding vitamin B12-dependent ribonucleotide reductase: MQIKRFFTVEGKDPLSEFTFEKRTSEIRNPDGSIVFKMDDVYVPSQWSQVATDIIAQKYFRKAGVPKLLKKVKEKGVPNWLLPSTADTERLQELPEHDRYTSEKDARQVFHRLAGTWTYWGWKAKYFDTEEDAKTFYDEMMYMLANQMAAPNSPQWFNTGLNWAYGISGPSQGHYYVDHETGELVKSTDAYTHPQPHACFIQSIKDDLVNEGGIMDLWVREARLFKYGSGTGSNFSELRGANEPLSGGGKSSGLMSFLRIGDRSAGAIKSGGTTRRAAKMVTLDLDHPDIEEYINWKVVEEQKVAALVAGSKLCNYHLNAIMKACYDEHPENDRFNKQLNKKLKHAIIEARKAQIPNNYIERVIHLAKLGFKSIEFPIYDTDWNSEAYATVSGQNSNNSVRVNNEFMQAVINDGDWKLYWRTEKRKAKKENREPKPCKVLKARDLWEQIAYAAWSSADPGIQYHDTINEWHTCPAGGEIRASNPCSEYMFLDDTACNLASINLVKFYDDKNHKFNIDAFRHASRLWTIVLEISVVMAQFPSKEIARLSYEYRTLGLGYANLGALLMLQGIPYDSNEGFAICGALTAIMHMTAYATSAELAKEAGPFPRYEENKENMLRVLRNHRRAAYNVPNEEYEGLTISPVGINPKHCPSDLLQAAREDADRALELGTLYGYRNAQVTAIAPTGTIGLVMDCDTTGVEPDFALVKFKKLAGGGYFKIINQSIPPALEKLGYNKDQITEIIKYAKGAGALEGCPYINPQSLKAKGFTDEIINKINKTLPSVFDITFAFNRYTIGDEFLTKTLGFSKEEIDSYDFDLLQKLGFSKQEIATANDYICGTMTIEGAPFLKHEHYPVFDCANKCGKKGTRFIKPLAHIKMMAAAQPFVSGAISKTINLPNSASIDDIKDAYMQSWKLGVKANAVYRDGSKLSQPLNTLTEEEAEAILEDKEKNDIVKVAEKIIHRYIAKRRELPSRRSGYTQKAKINGQSVYIRTGEYENGQLGEIFIDMHREGAAFRSLLNCFAISISLGLQHGVPLEEFVDAFVFTKFEPSGIVTGNDKIKMATSVIDYIFRELAVTYLGRTDLAHLNDDEISTKASRGIVKKISEPDFVSEEVVSERVFELDKQNVEKLSYSTTPSGFGISSTSSKQNGLTAKVKKAIESGYTGDICPECQSITMVRNGTCLKCMTCGATTGCS, from the coding sequence ATGCAAATAAAAAGATTTTTTACCGTTGAGGGGAAAGATCCTTTATCAGAATTTACTTTCGAAAAACGCACATCAGAGATACGTAATCCGGACGGTTCCATTGTTTTCAAAATGGATGATGTTTATGTACCATCGCAGTGGTCACAGGTTGCTACAGATATTATAGCACAGAAATATTTCAGAAAAGCCGGAGTTCCCAAGCTGCTTAAAAAAGTAAAAGAGAAAGGAGTTCCTAACTGGCTTCTTCCTTCAACAGCTGATACCGAAAGATTACAGGAATTACCTGAACACGATAGATATACTTCAGAAAAAGATGCAAGACAAGTATTTCATCGTCTTGCAGGAACCTGGACATATTGGGGATGGAAAGCAAAATATTTTGATACAGAAGAAGATGCTAAAACATTTTATGATGAAATGATGTATATGCTTGCTAATCAGATGGCAGCACCAAATAGTCCGCAATGGTTCAATACAGGACTTAACTGGGCTTACGGAATTTCCGGTCCATCTCAGGGACATTATTATGTTGATCACGAGACTGGTGAACTTGTTAAATCAACTGATGCATATACTCATCCGCAACCACACGCTTGTTTTATTCAATCAATTAAAGATGATCTCGTAAACGAAGGCGGAATAATGGACCTTTGGGTTCGTGAAGCACGTTTATTTAAGTATGGTTCCGGTACAGGCTCAAATTTTTCTGAACTTCGCGGTGCAAACGAACCACTAAGTGGCGGTGGAAAATCTTCAGGACTAATGTCTTTCTTAAGAATTGGTGATCGCTCAGCAGGTGCTATCAAATCAGGCGGAACTACCAGAAGAGCAGCTAAGATGGTTACACTCGATCTGGATCATCCAGATATAGAAGAATATATCAATTGGAAAGTTGTTGAAGAGCAGAAAGTTGCTGCACTCGTTGCGGGTTCAAAGTTATGCAACTATCACCTGAATGCAATAATGAAAGCTTGCTATGACGAGCATCCGGAAAATGACAGATTCAACAAGCAGTTGAATAAAAAACTTAAACACGCAATCATCGAAGCACGCAAAGCACAAATTCCAAACAACTACATCGAAAGAGTAATTCATCTTGCTAAACTTGGCTTTAAATCAATTGAATTTCCTATATATGATACTGATTGGAATTCAGAAGCTTATGCGACTGTATCAGGACAGAATTCTAACAACTCAGTAAGAGTTAATAATGAATTTATGCAAGCTGTTATCAATGATGGTGATTGGAAATTATACTGGAGAACAGAGAAAAGAAAAGCAAAGAAGGAGAACAGAGAACCAAAACCCTGTAAAGTTCTTAAAGCAAGAGATCTTTGGGAACAAATTGCTTACGCTGCCTGGTCCTCCGCTGATCCTGGAATTCAATATCACGACACAATTAATGAATGGCACACCTGCCCTGCCGGTGGAGAAATCAGAGCTTCGAATCCTTGCAGTGAATATATGTTCCTTGATGATACTGCCTGCAATCTGGCTTCAATAAATCTTGTAAAATTTTATGATGATAAGAATCATAAATTTAACATAGATGCATTCCGACACGCTTCAAGATTATGGACAATAGTTCTTGAAATAAGTGTTGTGATGGCTCAATTCCCAAGTAAAGAAATTGCCAGACTAAGTTATGAATACAGAACACTTGGATTAGGTTATGCAAATCTTGGTGCATTACTTATGCTTCAGGGTATACCATACGACAGCAACGAGGGCTTTGCAATTTGTGGTGCATTAACAGCAATTATGCATATGACAGCTTATGCAACCTCTGCAGAGCTTGCAAAAGAAGCTGGTCCATTTCCAAGATACGAAGAGAACAAAGAAAATATGCTGCGTGTTTTAAGAAATCACAGAAGAGCTGCCTACAATGTTCCGAACGAAGAGTACGAAGGTTTAACAATTTCCCCTGTTGGAATTAATCCTAAACACTGCCCTTCTGATTTACTTCAGGCAGCAAGAGAAGATGCTGACAGAGCTTTAGAACTTGGAACTTTATATGGTTACAGAAATGCTCAGGTCACTGCAATTGCTCCAACAGGAACAATTGGTTTGGTAATGGATTGCGATACAACCGGTGTTGAACCTGACTTTGCTTTGGTTAAGTTCAAGAAATTGGCTGGTGGAGGTTACTTTAAAATTATTAATCAATCAATTCCGCCTGCACTGGAAAAACTTGGTTATAATAAAGACCAAATAACAGAAATCATCAAGTACGCAAAAGGCGCTGGTGCACTCGAGGGTTGTCCGTATATCAATCCGCAATCATTGAAAGCCAAAGGTTTTACAGATGAGATAATAAATAAAATTAACAAAACACTACCATCAGTTTTCGATATAACATTTGCTTTCAATCGTTATACAATTGGTGATGAGTTTCTTACCAAAACACTTGGTTTCAGCAAAGAAGAGATTGATTCTTATGATTTTGACCTGCTGCAGAAACTTGGATTTTCTAAACAAGAAATTGCAACAGCAAATGATTACATTTGTGGTACGATGACAATTGAAGGAGCTCCGTTCCTGAAGCACGAACATTATCCCGTTTTTGATTGTGCTAACAAATGTGGAAAGAAAGGTACACGATTTATTAAACCTCTCGCTCATATAAAAATGATGGCAGCTGCACAACCATTTGTTTCAGGTGCAATCTCAAAAACAATTAATCTTCCGAACAGCGCTTCAATCGATGATATCAAAGATGCTTATATGCAATCCTGGAAACTTGGTGTAAAAGCAAATGCTGTTTACAGAGATGGTTCAAAACTCTCACAACCACTAAATACTTTAACTGAAGAAGAAGCAGAAGCAATTCTTGAGGATAAAGAAAAGAATGACATTGTAAAAGTAGCTGAAAAAATTATTCACAGATACATTGCTAAAAGAAGAGAACTTCCAAGCCGCAGAAGTGGATACACCCAAAAAGCAAAAATTAATGGTCAATCAGTTTATATAAGAACCGGAGAATATGAGAACGGTCAGCTCGGAGAAATATTCATTGATATGCATCGTGAAGGAGCTGCCTTCAGAAGCTTGCTGAACTGTTTTGCAATTTCCATCTCACTCGGTTTGCAACACGGTGTTCCATTGGAAGAATTTGTTGATGCATTTGTATTCACCAAATTTGAACCAAGTGGAATTGTTACCGGAAATGATAAAATCAAAATGGCAACATCAGTTATTGATTATATTTTCCGTGAATTAGCAGTAACATATCTAGGAAGAACCGATCTTGCACACTTGAATGATGATGAAATTTCTACCAAAGCTTCAAGAGGAATTGTAAAGAAAATCTCTGAACCGGATTTTGTAAGTGAAGAAGTTGTTAGCGAACGCGTTTTCGAATTAGATAAACAGAATGTTGAAAAGTTAAGTTATTCAACAACACCATCCGGATTTGGAATAAGTTCAACTAGTTCGAAGCAAAATGGATTGACTGCTAAAGTTAAGAAAGCTATCGAAAGTGGCTACACTGGTGACATTTGTCCTGAATGTCAAAGCATCACAATGGTAAGAAACGGAACCTGTTTGAAATGTATGACTTGTGGAGCAACAACCGGTTGCAGTTAA
- a CDS encoding ABC transporter ATP-binding protein, with translation MESQNNEPIIEIKNLSKHFKDLKAVDNLNINVFRGDVFGFLGPNGAGKSTTIRMLLTLIKPNSGSIKIFGKDLFRERLSILRNVGAIVEKPDFYGYLPAYKNLEILGKISGHEISKKRIMEVLELVGLAERYKSKVKTFSHGMKQRLGIAQALLHDPDLIILDEPTTGLDPMGMKEIRDLIIHLSRDQKKTVFLSSHILYEVEQVANRMIIINKGTARVEGSVKDLLNATNLSVTFEVNEIEKSISLISASNWSEKLKSKSGNKLEFTIGNNEIALLNKYLVENGIDVYSIIPTRSLEEYFLKITQEAL, from the coding sequence ATGGAATCACAGAATAACGAACCGATTATTGAAATAAAAAATTTATCAAAACACTTTAAAGATCTTAAAGCTGTAGATAACCTGAATATCAATGTTTTCCGTGGTGATGTATTTGGATTTCTGGGACCAAATGGAGCTGGTAAGAGTACAACCATCAGAATGCTTTTAACTCTTATTAAACCTAACAGCGGATCAATAAAAATCTTTGGAAAAGATTTATTCAGAGAAAGATTATCCATACTAAGAAATGTTGGGGCAATTGTTGAAAAACCCGACTTCTATGGTTATTTGCCTGCTTATAAAAATTTGGAGATACTTGGAAAAATTTCAGGTCACGAAATTTCTAAAAAAAGAATAATGGAAGTACTTGAATTAGTTGGTCTAGCTGAACGATATAAAAGTAAAGTAAAAACTTTTTCCCACGGTATGAAACAAAGATTAGGAATTGCACAAGCTTTACTTCACGATCCTGACCTGATAATACTCGATGAACCGACAACAGGATTAGACCCGATGGGTATGAAAGAAATTCGTGATTTGATTATACACTTAAGCCGTGATCAGAAAAAAACCGTATTCCTTTCTTCACATATTTTATATGAAGTTGAACAAGTTGCCAACAGAATGATAATTATAAATAAAGGAACTGCAAGAGTTGAGGGAAGTGTTAAAGATTTATTGAATGCAACAAATCTATCTGTCACTTTTGAAGTTAACGAGATTGAGAAATCAATTTCACTGATTTCAGCAAGTAACTGGTCAGAAAAACTAAAAAGCAAATCAGGCAACAAGCTTGAATTTACTATTGGCAATAATGAAATTGCTCTGCTAAATAAATATCTGGTTGAAAATGGAATTGATGTTTATTCTATAATTCCCACAAGGTCACTCGAAGAATATTTCTTAAAAATTACTCAAGAGGCACTCTGA
- a CDS encoding ABC transporter permease subunit — MFTLVSIELYKIFRKWRTYIGFAAIGVLVPIIHIAMVYEGKNTIDFMTRNIQQSFVFVGNLLNTYLISYIVLTSLTVHIPFLITLVAGDLLAGEATAGTYRLMLTRPVTREKFVIAKFIAGVIYTNLLILWLALMSLVVGYFIFGVGELLIIRGDMIIIFEQKDVLWRFLGAYGYASLGMTVVASLAYLFSSLVENAIGPIVSTMAVIIVFVIISAINVDLLQAIRPYLFTNYISSWQLFFDNPVDVNEILKSIGILVLHIAIFFGATLIIFKRKDILT; from the coding sequence ATGTTTACTTTGGTTAGCATTGAGTTATATAAAATTTTCAGAAAGTGGAGAACCTATATTGGTTTTGCTGCAATAGGTGTCCTGGTTCCTATTATTCATATTGCAATGGTTTATGAAGGAAAAAATACTATTGACTTCATGACAAGAAATATTCAACAATCTTTTGTCTTCGTTGGCAATCTTCTGAACACATATCTTATTTCTTATATCGTTCTGACCAGTTTAACAGTCCACATTCCTTTTCTGATAACCTTAGTTGCAGGCGATTTGCTTGCTGGTGAAGCAACCGCCGGCACTTATCGATTGATGTTGACCAGACCAGTTACGAGAGAAAAATTTGTAATTGCAAAATTCATTGCCGGTGTAATCTATACAAACCTGCTGATACTTTGGTTAGCTCTGATGAGTCTGGTTGTGGGATATTTCATTTTCGGAGTAGGTGAGCTTTTAATTATCAGAGGTGATATGATAATTATATTTGAACAAAAGGATGTTTTATGGAGATTTTTAGGCGCTTATGGTTATGCTTCTTTGGGAATGACCGTTGTGGCTTCGCTTGCATATCTTTTTTCATCTTTGGTTGAAAATGCGATTGGACCGATCGTAAGCACAATGGCGGTGATAATTGTCTTTGTTATTATCTCTGCGATAAATGTTGACTTGCTTCAGGCAATTCGTCCTTATTTATTTACTAATTACATTTCGTCGTGGCAATTGTTTTTTGATAATCCTGTTGATGTAAATGAAATTCTTAAATCAATAGGAATTTTAGTCCTTCATATTGCTATATTTTTTGGTGCAACATTAATTATTTTCAAAAGAAAAGATATACTTACCTGA